Within Synergistaceae bacterium, the genomic segment TAAATCCCCGTAAATGAGCATTGAATAATAACGCGCTGTAAAGTTGAATAATTTTCCGTCTCATACTCATAATTAGCCCAGTCCTATACACTCAGTGCAAATATTTATAGCTTTATATAATACATCCCGCGCACTGCCGTTAATGATTCCTGAAATAATTAATATAATTGCTGTAATAATTATTATGACCTGCAAATTTTTGTGTGATTCATGAGGCTTGACTCGTATAAAATTATTCTCAAGTTTTGCGCGTGAACTTGTTTTGACTCCGAGTATAAGCCCGCAAAGAGTCATAATCGCAAATATAATTAATACAGGCATAATACTATAAAATTTTCCTGCAATTATTTCACGAGTATATATAGATTCTAACGGATTCGATAACTTTATTTCAGAACCCGCCCGATAAATTTCAATAAAAGAGTCTGCCAGCCAAATCGTAATAATTACAGCCAGTGCAGACTCAGCAAATAAATAAATTCTCTTGAGCATTAAATTATTTCGTGAGAGTTATAACTATATCGCCGTATTTTTCCGTAGTCTTATAAGTATTCTTATCAGGTTTATAGCCTGCGGGGACTTTCAGGACGTGAATATCGTAAATTTTGCCCTCTTTTGCGTTGTCAAATTCAGCGAGTCCGTTCTCGTCAGTCTTCTCAAGATCGCAGGATTTATCATCGCAAAATTGAAGCATAACATTTTTAACGGGCTGACCTTCTGAATCTTTGACGTAAACCCTGTATAAATTATTATTACTATTATCCATAGCAAGAATTATATTTGAATTAGGCGTAAATCCAAATTTAGCAAGCAAATTATCAAGTGTAGGCTCATATTCGTCAACTGCTGCGCCCTCGATCGGAGTCGTTAAGATTCGCCCTCTGCTGTCAACAAAAAAAGTCGTCGGGTAAGCGTCAACAAATTTAAAGAATTCGGCTGATTCTGTATCTACTAAGACACTTGGATAAGTAACGCCCTTATCTTGTAATAAAGATTTTGCATCGTCCCGTGAAAAATTATCGCCCTCGACTTCAACGCCTATAATTCCGCAGCCTTTCTCCTGTAATCTGTAGTGAAGCTGTGCAAGGTCGTCAAGCTCATCAACGCAGAACGGGCACCATGTACCCCAGAGATTTACCATTGTGATTTTATTTGCCGCAAAAAGCTGCTGACTCGTTAAAGTCTCGCCGTCTAAAGTTTCACCCTGAAAGCTGATAATCTTCCCGACTGCTGCAGAATCTGCCTCGGCCAGCTGGAAGAACATAGCATTATTTACACCCGCAAATGAAGTCGAGCAGCATAACACAGACATAATCAATGAAAGTATAAATATTTTTTTCATGATATTATAGTGCCTCCTATAAATAATATAAGCGACATGATAATAATAAATTTTTATTTTTACAAGTTTTCAGCACGGGAATACAAATTTTTGCTTATTCTGTAATAATTGCCTTGTTGATAATTTTCCGCGAGTCTATAATTTCAGCAATTAATTTATTTTATTCAGGAGGTATATTTTACATGAAAAAATTTTTTTTGCTAGTTCTTGCTATAGTGCTTATTGCGTCAAGTGCCTTTGCTTGGACTCCGTCAAAAAATGTTACAGTCATTGTAGCATATAAGGCCGGTTCAGGAACTGACAACACAGCGCGGGTACTCTCAAAATTTGCAAATGAGACAGTCGGCAAAACTCTTGTCATTCAAAATCTTGAAGGCGGTTCAGGCTCCATCGGTTGGACTGCTTTATCACAAGCCCGCCCCGACGGTTACACACTGGGATTCGTGAATCTTCCGACTTTATGCTCAAACATTGTCGAACAGTTAGGCGATTACAAGATTGATGATTTTGTGCCTATCTGCAATCACGTAAACGAGACTGCTATTGTATT encodes:
- a CDS encoding redoxin domain-containing protein, encoding MKKIFILSLIMSVLCCSTSFAGVNNAMFFQLAEADSAAVGKIISFQGETLDGETLTSQQLFAANKITMVNLWGTWCPFCVDELDDLAQLHYRLQEKGCGIIGVEVEGDNFSRDDAKSLLQDKGVTYPSVLVDTESAEFFKFVDAYPTTFFVDSRGRILTTPIEGAAVDEYEPTLDNLLAKFGFTPNSNIILAMDNSNNNLYRVYVKDSEGQPVKNVMLQFCDDKSCDLEKTDENGLAEFDNAKEGKIYDIHVLKVPAGYKPDKNTYKTTEKYGDIVITLTK